Sequence from the Kribbella aluminosa genome:
TCGTCACCGTCGTATTGCTGGACCTGACCGGCGAGGTGGTCGCGCGCCGGCCGGTCGACCAGTACGCCGACGACCCGGACCTGCTGATCGACGGCATCGCGAAGACGATCGAGGAAGTGATCGCCGAGTCCGGCGCGGTCCGCGACCGGGTTACCGGCGTGGGGATCGCCGCGCCCGGTCCGATCGACGTCGAGCGCGGCGTGGTCGTCGATCCGCCGAACCTGTCGGCCTGGCACCTCGTCCCGCTGTGCGACCAGTTGCAGGAGCGTACGGGCCTCCCGGTCGTCCTGGACAAGGACGTGACCGCCGCCGCGGCCGCGGAGAAGTGGGCCGGGCAAGGGGGCAGCTTCGTGTTCTTCTACCTCGGTACGGGCGTCGGCGCCGGACTGGTGATCGGCGACGAGGTGGTGCGCGGCTCGTCCAGCAACGTCGGCGAGATCGGCCACGTGATCGTCGACCCGGACGGCCCGGTCTGCTACTGCGGCCGCCGCGGTTGCGTCGGCGAGGCCAGCCAGCCGCGCTACCTGGTGCAGCAGGCGGTCCGGGCCGGAGTACTTGCCGACGGCATCGACCTCGACGACCGCCCGGCCGTCGAGGAGGCGTTCGCCCGGCTCTGCGCGCTCGCCGCGGACGGATCCACCGGGGCGCGGCAGATCGTCGTACAGTTGGCCGTCCGGATCGCCAAGGTGGTCGAGGACGTCGCGAACCTGCTCGACCTGGACCGCGTCGTGTTCGGCGGTCCGCACTGGGAACACCTCGCTCCGGTCCTGAACGACGCCGTCCGCGCGGCGCTGGACGGCCGGTTCCTGCTGCAGGCGGTGCACCCGTTCGAGGTCACCGGGACCGCGCTCGGCACCGATGTCGGCGCGATCGGCGCCGCGAGCCTGGTCCTGGACCGGACCTTCTCGCCCAACCCCGCCCTCGTCGTTGAAAGGTAGATGTGTGTTGATGATCGACTCCGAGGTCCTCGCCCGGGCCGTTGCGGCCGTTCAGCAGGCCTGCGGTGACGAGGTGATCGCGGAGATGTTCCGGCGCTCGATGGCCGAGAACCTGCCCGCGGTCGCCGAGCGGCTGCCGGACGGGACCACGTTCGTGCTCACCGGCGACATCCCGGCGATGTGGCTGCGGGACTCCGCCGCCCAGCTCCGTCCGTACCTGCTGGTGTGCAGGGACGACCCGGGCCTGCAGGACGTACTGATCGGCGTCCTGCACCGGCAGCTGGAGTACGTCGTACTGGACCCGTACGCGAACGCCTTCAACAAGTCGGCGAACGGCGCGGGGCACGTCACGGACGAGACCGAGATGGCGCCGTGGGTGTGGGAGCGCAAGTACGAGATCGACTCGCTGTGCTTCCCGCTCGACCTGGCGTACCGGCTGTGGCGGATCACCGGTCGCGCCGACGTGATCGACCACCGGTTCCGGGCTGCGGCCGAG
This genomic interval carries:
- a CDS encoding ROK family transcriptional regulator: MARRGTNLDRVGGFNDAVVLDAIRRSEQLSRVELAEATGLSGQAISNIARRLLDAGLVREAGVLRGAGLGKPRTLLELEPTGRYAVGVHLDPSVVTVVLLDLTGEVVARRPVDQYADDPDLLIDGIAKTIEEVIAESGAVRDRVTGVGIAAPGPIDVERGVVVDPPNLSAWHLVPLCDQLQERTGLPVVLDKDVTAAAAAEKWAGQGGSFVFFYLGTGVGAGLVIGDEVVRGSSSNVGEIGHVIVDPDGPVCYCGRRGCVGEASQPRYLVQQAVRAGVLADGIDLDDRPAVEEAFARLCALAADGSTGARQIVVQLAVRIAKVVEDVANLLDLDRVVFGGPHWEHLAPVLNDAVRAALDGRFLLQAVHPFEVTGTALGTDVGAIGAASLVLDRTFSPNPALVVER